Within the Methanothermobacter sp. genome, the region GGGCATCGGCAGAACCCATCAAGATCTTATCTGGAACTCTTCTCATATCTGATGGTAATAGAAGATCAGGGAATTCATCAAAATTGGCTACCCTAAGAATATATGCTGTTTTCTCGCCTTCTTTTTTTATGGAGATATTATATTCTATTTCTTGTTCTTCTAATATTTTTTTAAGTTCTTTAATTAATTTTTCATCAGCACTTGTGAACTCAGCCCCATTATAGTATTTTGAGAGGGCGAATCCTAAAAATTTAGCAGTAAAGGTGTCAATATCCCCTTTAGTGGATATATTGTAACTATTCACTCCTAGGACTAATGTATCTTTTTTGATTTCATCTGCACGCACTGTTTTAATCTCACCATCCCATATTACAACTGGATGTTCGGGTGTTACAATAATGCTCCTACCATTTTCAAATTTTATTTTTATAAAATTATCAGGGGCTTTATGCCGGCTTATCCTATCAGCAGTGACTGGAATTATCCTTAAATTTTCCAAGTCATATGCCATTACCCTAAGTTCATCTGTTATCAGTATTTCAGTGTCTTTTCCATGGATTATCTCATTTTTTCTTTTTTCCATGAGTTTGTCTACGAGATCGCCTATCCTAGCTTTCCTTCCATCTGCGAGAAGAATCTCGAAATCTTTGTGATAGCTTTGCTGCTCAAGGGCCTCGTGTATGGCTGAACGATCTTCTTCTCGCATTTTATCCAATTCATCGACGCAGACAATTCCACGGTCTCCTAAGACCAATGCACCTGCTTCAAGTGACCATCCACCCAATTCGTCTCGAACTGCAGCAGCCGTGTTATGAACCACTATACCGTTCGCTATGAAGCTATGAGATTTTTCGACTGTCAGATCATAAACATACTCATATGGGGATGTGATAATCTCAACTTTCTTTATCTTTTCAAATAGGATATCAGAATAAGCTAAGTTTTCTAAATATTGAAGTTTTTCTTTAACAGTCCTTTCTTGAGCTTTCAGATCATTTAAAATCTGGAAAATGGATGTGCGAACTTTTTTATCCTTTATTCTTTTCGCGATTTGGACAAGGATTTTAAAAGGTACTTTTCTGCTCCATGTAATTTTCCCAAGCTTTGATCTGATATTGTTGGGTATCTCTATTTTAATATTTTTAATCGATGCTTTTGATTTTAGGTTTCTGATAACCTTTTGAAGCGATTTTCTTGAAATGATACCTTTTTCTTCAACTGAATATCTAAGGTATGGGTCATAGGTTTCTTTAGCGCTTATTCCATAGAAACTTCTTATTTCTTTTATAATTCCTCCAATTCCAGGGATTAGATCCGCTCTTGTACTCTTTCTTTTACTTAGTAATTCTTGAAGTTTATTTTTCTTATTAGGGTGTTCAGATCCAATTAATGTGGTGAACTTTTCAATGTTCTCTCCAGAAATTCGGATTATGTAATCATCTCTAATGTTTCTTTTTACCCTTCTAGGTTCTCCCTTTTTTAAATGTGCTATTATTCCAAACCTTAAGAATGCAAGTTGGAGTTTTTTAGCCAATTTTTCATCTTTACAGTAAAAATTGATGGAAGGTGAACCATCTTTTATGATGACTTTTCCATTGGAATCGAATAGTCCCCTGATAAATGCTGCAAGTTCTTTATTTGGAAGGGAAAATATAATATTGTAGTTGGGTGATCCTGGAATGCCAAGCTTGTTTAAAATGTGTGCGATAATTCCTGAATTGAACATGACAGTTGACACGTTTTCTTTTGGCTCTATCCTGAAAAGCTCTTTGACAATAGATTTGAATTTTTCTCTAAGTTTTTTATTGTTATTTGAGAATCTTAGAGAATAAAGTCCATCGGGTGTAACTTTAATATCCCCGTCCACAACCATCAAGCCTGCAAAATACAAAAATTTCTCATTCAAATATTTAGGAAGCTTTATTGGACGTTCATATTGTGAAAAACCCTGAATTTTATCAGTTAACTTTTCCAAACTGTAATTGGCTTTTCTAGCAAGTTTTAAGAGCATGCTTAAACTAATAATTGGGGTATTAGTCCAATAATGACTATTTTGAGAGAATTCTTTAAAGTTTTTCCCTTTTTTAATTTTCTTGATAAGTTTTTTTACTAAAGCTTCCACTCCATGGACCATTACATTATTCATGTCCTTGATAAGTTCAAGTGTTAAAACATTTTGCCCATTGTGCTCTAACTTCCTTGTCGTTACCACATGATCGTCTTTTTCAAGTTTTTTACATTCTTTCCACTTTAATTCTCCATTTTCAAAGCTTAAAATTTTTGTTTCTGGTGTTAGAGTCAATTCTTTCCCAGTTTGTGTTGTTATTTTAATCAGTTTTTCTGGAGCTTTAAGCTTCCAAATTTTATCAGAAACTTTTGAAGATACTTTTGTTGGGTTGATAGTTTGAATTTTAATCGGTTTTTTAAGCTTGGATACATAGATCCCCTTCCGATATTCGATGGGCTCGCTGAGGTTTTTTTCAACGAAATCCCCAATTTCAAACGCCCCTTTATCTGTAAAAATCATGCTTTCAGGAGCTACGCACAATCCAACGCCGGTTGTGCCTTTACCGCTCGTATATATGCCTCTTGGGGCCAGTTTTGAAACATATTTAAGCATCTGGGATTTTCCGATACCAGGGTCTCCTACTATGAGTATGTGTATGTCCCCTCGGAGTCTTGTTTTATCATCTAATTCTTTCCCTGTTCCCCCAAATAATTGTAGTGCGATAGCTTCTTTGATTTCACGGTAGCCATAGATTGATGGGACTGTGGATCTTACTATCCTATCATAGATGTTGGGGTCTGCTGCGAGTTTTTTTATTTTTTTCTCGTCCTCGGCTGTTATCTGTAATTCTTCGAATTCTTGTTCTAGGAATTCCGCGTAATTTCCATATATGAAGTTTTTAAATCGTTTTGTCCTATCATCCCTTATTGTTCTGAGTATGCCTGTGACTCTTACCACGTCTCCTGGTGTTAAGGTGTCCACGAGGTCGTCTTCTAATACTATTGTTATCTGTCTGGGCTGTTCACCACCTGAAAGGTTTTCCAAAGGCTCTTGTAATTTTAAATTTTGTGTGTCAAGGAATTGGGAATCTTCTTGTAATAGTCTGAATGAACGACCCCTACATTCTGGGCAGAATGATGGTTCTGCTAAAATATTACTGGATTGTGGCACCTCCTGTGGGTGTCCACAACTTCTACATTCAAATGCGGCCTTTAATATTCTTGGACGTATTTCATCAACTTTTCTCACAATACCATCAACTGCAACTAGTTTACCTATGAATTTACTCCTCAGATCCCTTAATGGGATAATATTAGTGATATTTTTGAATCTTATGTTGAGATCCGCGTCCATTCCCACTGGGTTTATGTTTTGAATGGCTTTCTGAGCTGTTCTTATTATGGTGTCAGGTTTTTCTATTAAAAGATCCGCAAGGTCTGGGTCGAACATTTCAAGGTCTCTATAGTCTATTTCAATAGATCTCACACTAGGATATTTCTCTAGGACCTCGAATATTTTATCCTTATATTCTTTTGTGGAAAAGAATTCTTCAAATTTAATAATGGGTGTTTTTGTTTTCTCTGCTACCTTCATCATAAAAATATATTATTATCGTTTTATAAAAATCTTTACGAAGAATAAATCTTAATGAATACAATGGATGCCCTGGAGGTGATTCAATGAGGAGATCAAGGCTAAGATTGTTCAAGTTCACTTCCATGACCATATCACTACTTGGAGTGTTAATGATCATCATAACAGTCATAGTCCTAGCATATATTGGAGTTGAGAGGATATCCTCAACAATCTCCATGAATGTTGATAAAGGGTCATTATATGATGAGTTCGCCCAATTACAAAAAGAATACCAGGATCTAAAACTCGACTATGAGTCGACAAAGAAGGTAATTTATGAAAGAGGCGACAAGGATCTTATGGAAAAGTATGTTAACGCGGAGATCAAACTTGTGGAGGCTAAATCTGCCCTTGATGACGTTGAAAGCGCCCTTTCCACCAACAAACCAATACCAGAGGTCAAAAGTAGGCTTCAGACTGCGAATTTAAAATTAAAAGAGGCTAGGGATAGTCTAACTAGTCTAAAAGCCCTCATTTGACCCTTTGAAGCCTTTACAGACAATATACATTTCAGGGCTACCCTTCCTGGAAGAAGCCGGTTTCGTGCTTTTAACCATCCTGAATGAACTCCTTAATTTTTTTAATAATTCATTGAAACCAGGCCCTTGAAAAACTTTAACAAGGAGATTACCACCCTTTTTAAGGAATCTGTCAGCAACCTTTCTAACATTCTCAACAAGTTCTAACGACTTTAATTGGTCAATATCTTTTATACCTGAAAGTGAAGGAGAAGCATCGGATATTATAACATCAGCTTTTCCGCATAGTAATTCACCTATCTTCTCCTGGACCTTCTCATCTGTAAAATCTCCCTTTATACTATGGAAATTATTCACTGGGAAAGGTTTAATAGGCTTAATATCCACAGCGATGACAAGCCCATCATCACCCACTTTTTCAAGGGCAACTTGTGACCAACCACCAGGAGCAGCTCCAAGATCAACAACCTTATTACCCTTCCTTATAATATGGAATCTATTATCAAGTTGTAAAAGCTTATATGAAGCCCTGGACCTATACTTATGCTTCTTAGCGCTCTTATAATAATAATCTCTTTTCCTCTCAAGATACCATCTTTTACCCAAAGCTAATCACCTTATTTTGCAGATTGGTGAACCCACCCTCACAACCTCTGCTTCAATCTTACCATCATAAACTTCAACTAACATTACACTAGGATAAGCTAACCTCGGCACGGTAGGACTGCCAGGATTCAAGAGTAGTATATCATCAACCTCCTTAATAAACGGCTGATGAGTATGCCCTGAAATAAGAACATCAACACCCATCTCCAAAGCAATATACTTAAGCTGTTGGGTATCGCCACGAGGATAAACTTCACCATGATTCAAACCTATAATTAGGCCATTTACTTCTAAAATCTCATCCTTTGGAAGTTCAAGACCATAATAACGGTCCATATTACCTTGAACACACTTCATAGGAGCCAAACTATTAAACTCTTCCCTAACATCCAATGAGGTTAAATCTCCCGCATGGAGTATCATATCAACGCCACTGAAAACCTCAAAAACCTTATCAGGGATGACAGACGCCCTATCAGGTACATGAGTATCAGAGACAACACCAAGGAGCATATTGATCACCCCAATAATATAATTTTCATCTAACTTCGTTGAGTATAATACAAAATAACGTGAAAGGAGGGCCGAAATTCCTAGTCTCCTGCTAAAAAACCTCCTATAGCCCCTCCAATTCCCATGAATATCATCGAAACCAATAATAAGACTATTACTACTCCTATGCCCGTGAAAAGTCCCATGAAAAAACCGAATATTCCACCGATGAGGGCGCCGAAAATGCTTAAAAGCAAGGTTAATATTATACCACCAAATGCACCAGCCACCGTAGCATTCCAAAAACCTCCAAGTGCGCCCTCTTTCACCATTAAACCCACTATAAAACCTGCTAAGAACAGTCCCAAGACAGATGCACCTTCTGGCACGAAAGACCTTAAAATGATTGGAAAGACAATAGAAAGTATGAAACCTACAAATACAGGACCCCACTTCACCATACTATTATACTAGGAACAAACACTATTTAATTATATCGGCAACATGATGAAAATCAACCTCATTAACTGGAAAAACTCATAACTTAGAAAATACTAATTACAATGGCACTGAGGGGTGGCTTTAGAATTTGGATACTCCCAAAACCTAAAGGGGTATAAAATACACCTAATAAAATATTATATTCTGGATAAAATACCAAGTATTATAATGGGGGGAGTACCCTATGGAAACAACAACCAAAATACTCCTTGTAACATGTTTTATTCTAGTTGCACTCCTAGGCTTCATGACAGGTATACTATTAAAAGTATTTGATGAACCCCCTTTAAGGCCTCTGAGGACCATAACAACACCTACAGATACAAAAGAAGGAGTATCAGTTCCATCAGCAGGTGATTTGCCCGAATGGCATGAAATAACAACATTCACGGGTTCAGGTGATGATTATAGATGTTTTAACATACAAGGGGAGAAGTTCAAGGTTGTAATGTCAGCCGTGCCCATGATAACATACCAACCTAACACGATGGAGGTAGATGTCATAAAAGATGGGAATATCGTGGCAGCAGAAACCTTGGAATGGGGGGCTACAGAATCCCCAGATTTGAAAAGGAAGATAATAGAGGTTACAAACGGCCCAGGCACATACTGTGTCAGAGTATATGCAGTGGATCTTGAAAATTGGCGGATCACAATATGGGACTATTATTAAAATCTCCGACAATAGGCATATCCCTGGGGGGGTCTCCATAGCATTCTAATTTCATTGAATGTGAATTCTTAAATTTTGGTAAATTTCATTGAATGTGCCAGGGCTGACATATTCTATCCCATTTGATGGATCCAAAAATATTATAAAACCATCTGGGGTCGCCCCAGCATATACTGTGAAATGTCCGTTGGATCCTGGTATCACGAAATGTGTTATGGTATGGTTTTCATCATAACATTCATAACCTATGTCAAGTGCACCATCGTCTATTATAATTATATCGTATTTTTGTGGGGGGCCTTCTTGTATACTAGCATTATATCCAAAGTGTTCAGCGACTTTGACAAGTTCGTAGGCATTGTAACCATGGGGATTGTTACCTAGATAATCCACTATCCTCTTTTCTGTTAGGTTAGCGCCTTTCTTATTTATGAGTGCTGTTGCAAGGGATGCCGGTCCACAAGTATAATCTGTGGTCTGGTAGACTATAGTATAACCATTTATGGTCTCTATCTTATCATATGGTTCTTGGGGGATTTCAGGAGTTAAGATTGCCCCTAACATGATTAAGAATACTATACCAAAGCAACAGCTCGCCAAAGAACCCCATATGGCGATTTCGGATCTTTTAGCGAGTTTTGTACCACAATTTCTGCAGAAATTGGCTTTTCTGTTGTTATATGCTCCGCATCTTGGACACTTCAATATACCCACCAAATTAATATGTAGAATTTTAGGGCTTTTGTTAAAATTCCAAAGCCGAAACCTCCAAGTAGACCTGTTATGAGTCTTAGTAAGTTGGTGCTTTCCCTTAAACCCAATAATTGTGTGAATCCATCAACTATCATTGGCTTTGTCATTAGGATCGCCATGATAACTAGTATTGGAGTGTATTTTATGGGCGTAAAATATGCTATCAAGAAATAGGAAAACGCTCCAATGTATATACCAGTACATCTTGAACAAACCGGGAAACGGTGACCTTTTATCGAGAACGTCCTATCAGGTCTCCTATGACAAATCCAAAATCTCATCATGCTCCCACAGATTATAAGTCTTATAAAGTTAAAATTATAGTTTCTCCTTTTATAATTGGGTTAAGATAATAATATAACAAGGAGGGTTAAAATGCTTTGTGGGGGGATAATATGGGAAACAATTTGAGGGTCCCTTCCCCTATTTTGGATTTGGCGGAAGGTGCATGTGGTATATGTCACAGGGTCCTCGAAGAACTTTCAAATCATGGTATAAATGCAGAATCAAGTGAATGTTTTGAAGGCGTGAACGCCAGACTAGTCAATAGTCTAGGAGAAACCATAGGAGAAGGTAAGGATATAACATGGGCCCCAGCCATACTCAAGGCGCAGATAGACGCTGATATCATCCCAGAGGATATAGCAACAGACTTGAAGGGTATTTTGACAAAAAAGGCCGACCTTAGGAGGGTGGCTGGAATGTCAGGTTATGGGAGGGTTGTGACATCCGCAGGCCTTATAATATCCCATATCTGGGAAAATGGTGGGTATGTGGAAGTTAAAAGGGATGGCATAGGGGTCCGGGCGATATTCTATGATAAAGATGGTGATGAAATCTCAAATTCTGTCACAGGATTTTGTCCAGTCTGTGCAATAAACATATCAGCTGGCAGGATCCCCAGTATAAGGCGCAAAATAGCAGAACGGTTAAAAGGATCCAAGAACACAGGTCAAATAAAATATGAAAGGGGCATCCTAAACATTATCAGGTGGAAAAACAGGAGAGTATACACTGACCTAATCGAAGATAATAAAATTATAGGAAGGAACTGGGGCTGTTGCATAGCATATTCCACTGTGAGGGCTGAAATAGCAGCGGGATTAGGGAGTAAAAAATGGAATAGGATATTCAAAAATTACTGCGATCAATGCCCCCTTAAACATTGCTGGATAGGGAAGGCCATGGGGGCCTTAGGGAACAAGGTACTCCACAGGATGAAAAATGTTAATGTAAAAGAGATTGTGAGAATGGAGGACTACATAACAGTAGATATCATGGATAATAACGATAGGGTAGGTTATGGTATCGGGACCCTCTGTTCACTAAGCGCTTCTGTAAATGCCCTTATGAGATCCGACGCCATAAAAATCCTGAAACCAACACCAGCAGAAGGATTCCCATACAAAGAAAGATAAAACGAAAAGAAGGTAATAGAATGGATGAGCATATCATAGAAGCCTTGGGAAGGACAAGGATCAGAATAAAGGATGGTAGGATAGTCTCACTCGGAGAGCCCATGATAAAATACTGTCCACTATTCCATAAGTATAGGGGCATCAAAGAACTAAACAAGGAAACTATACGTGAGAACATAGAATTCCGCATAAGAGACTTTGGTATGTGCACGCCAAAGAGAGAACTTAAGATGAAGGATTTCCTTTCCTTTGGGGTTTCTGAGATAATCTCAACACTCCTCGAAGAAAATATGATAGACTGCGCAGTGATGGTATGTGAAGGGGCTGGGACAGTTCTAATAACCGAACCAGAATTCGCACAGGGAGTAGGTGGAAGAATCTCAGGAGTGGTTAAAACAAGCCCCATAAAAAGGATCATTGAAGAACTTGGAGAAGAAAACGTATTAGAACCAGAAACTGGGAAAATAGACCAACCCATGGGTGTTAAAAAAGCGTTAGACCAAGGATACAATTCTATAGCCGTTACAGTAGCCGATATAGAAGATGCGGTTAAAATAAGGAAAATGGACAAGAAAGTTTATATCTTTGCTGTTCACCTTACCGGTATAACAAAAAAAGAAGCTGAAATACTCTTCCAAAATGCCGATATCATAACATCGTGCGCCTCAAAACACATCCGCCACATCGGCGATAAAAAAGCACTCTTCAAGGCAGGATACTCAATACCAATATACGCCGCCACAAAAGAAGGTGAAAAGTTCATAAAAAAGCGGATAGAGAAAATAGGCGGCCTTAAAGAAAAGAAAAACCCTCCATTACCCTATCCACTCATCTAAATATCCTACTTTTTAAAGCAATCATCTTCTATATGATCGGCTATAGCCTTTATCACACAACTCTGAGTTATAAGACCCAATAATTTCCCATTCTCCACTACAGGGATCCTCTGATAGCCAGTCTCCACCATTATCTTACTTATACTGCCAATAGAAGCGTTTTTGTCAACTACAACAAGGTCTCGGCTCATAATATCCTTCACTTTAAGTTTAAGAACTTCACTCCCAGCCAATAAAATATCCCTATGTGTTATGAACCCAACAAGCTTATCCCCCTCTACTACAGGCACTCCACCAATATTAGCCCGGACCATCTTCAACTTCGCGGCAGCCACAGACTCCTCTGGTGTCACCACGATAACATCCCTTATCATAATATCCTTTGCACAAAGTTTCCGTATCATAAATTTATTTGTGTTCCCAATTATATATTAAAGGTGAGGGGATCCAAAGTGACTCAAATGGAAGAAGCAAAAAAAGGCAACACAACACCCCAAATAGAGAAAGTGGCCAAATCAGAAGATTATAAGATCCAAAAGATCATGAAAAGAGTAGCACAGGGTAGAATTGTCATACCATCAAATCCAATCCATAATCCAATCCCATGTGGGATAGGTGAAGGCCTATCCACAAAAATAAACGCTAACGTCGGTTCTTCCCCCAAGTTGGAAGATCCGGAATTAGAAGTTAAAAAATCGCTTGTCGCCATCCAACACGGAGCAGACACCATAATGGATTTGAGCACAGGACCAAAATTAGCCAAGATAAGAAAAACAATACTAAAAAAGGTGGATGTACCAGTTGGCACAGTACCCATCTATGAGGCCGGTGTAAAAGCCGCGGAAAAAAATGGTTCAATAGTTGACATGGACGAAGACGACATCTTCAATACAATAGAAAAACAAGCAAAAGACGGAGTCGACTTCATGACAGTCCACTCTGGCATAACATTAGACACAGTAGAAAAACTAGAAAGATCAAATAGGATCATGGGAATGGTGAGCAGAGGAGGAGTTTTCCTCGCCACATGGATAAAACACAACAAAAGGGAGAATCCACTCTATTCAGACTATGAATATCTCCTCGAAATAGCCTATGAATATGATGTTACACTCAGTCTTGGTGATGGACTGAGACCAGGCTGTCTGGCAGATGCATCAGACACCCCCCAATTACAAGAATTAATCATACTAGGAGAATTGGTTGAAAAATCCAGGGAATCGAATGTACAATGTATGGTAGAGGGGCCAGGACATGTCCCAATAGATCAAATCCCCGCGAATATGAAAATTCAGAAGACCATCTGTAAAGGAGCTCCATTTTATGTCTTGGGTCCTATAGTAACTGACATGGCTCCAGGTTATGATCATATAAGCGCGGCCATTGGAGGGGCCATAGCGGCATATCATGGAGCAGATTTCATCTGTTATGTCACGCCGGCAGAACACTTAACCATACCAGGTATAAGAGAGGTTAAAGAGGGGGTTATAGCCTCAAAGATAGCTGCACAGGCAGCTGACTCCGCTAAGAGGATGATGAAGGCGTGGAACATGGAATTAGAGATGGCAAAGGCGAGAAGAGACTTCAACTGGGAGAGGCAATTTGAATTAGCATTCGACCATGAAAAACCCAGAAAGTATAGGATGCAATGTCCAGTTGAAGAAAAAGACATGTGTTCAATGTGTGGCGAATACTGCGCCTTAAGACTCTTCAAAAGGCAATAAAACATCCCTAAAATGTCCCAGGGGATAATAATGGAATACAAAAATTTAGCTGAACTCTATAACAGACTAGAATCAACAACCAAAAGATTAGAAAAGACTGATATAATAGCCGATTTCCTCAGAGAGACAGACACCGAACTTTTACCAACCGTAACCCTACTCCTTCTAGGCCGTGTTTTTCCAACATGGAGCGAAGAAGAGCTTGGAATCGGGCCTAAACTTCTAATGAAGGCGATATCAATCGTCACTGGTGTGAGTGTTGATGAAATAGAAGAAGAAATCCGCGAACAAGGCGACATAGGCAAAGCAAGTGAAGTATTATTCAAAAGAAAATCCCAGTTAACATTCACCCCACATCCCCTCACAGTCGAAAAAGTCTATAACGATCTTAGAAAACTGGCATATATAACAGGCCCAGGAGCCCAATCAAAAAAAATAGACATACTACTAGGCATACTATCCTTAGCTTCCCCAGTCGAAGCTAAATATATAACAAGAACAATACTCGAGGAATTGAGGGTTGGGGCTGGTGAGGGTATTATAAGTGACGCCATATCACTAGCATTTAACATCGATAAAGAAATTGTTGAAAGGGCCTACATGCTCACCAACGACCTTGGAATGGTGGCCAAGGTTGCCAAGAGTGAAGGCGAAGCCGGACTCCGCAAACTCTCACTAGAACCTGGAAGACCAGTGAAGCCAATGTTAGCCCAACTGGCAGAAAGCATAGAATCTGCCATAGAAGAACTTGGGGAAGCACTTTGCGAAACCAAATATGATGGTGTGAGAGTCCAAATACATAGAAAAGGTGACGAGATTTTAATATTCACTCGCAGATTAGAAAATATAAGCAATGCCGTGCCCGAGATCATCAAACGCGTGAAAAAATCATTACCCCAAGAAGATTTCATAGTAGAAGGGGAAATCATCGTAAACATTGAAGGAAGGCCGGGTTCATTCCAATACATCCTCCAAAGGGTGAAGAGAAAATACGACATTGAAGAAATGATAACTAGAATACCCCTCACACTTTACCTCTTCGACATATTATATTATAGGAGACCACTCATAGACGAACCCTTCAAAGAGCGGCGCAAGATCTTGGAGTCTATAATCAGGCCCATAGAGGGTAAGATAGAATTAAGTAGACAATTGAGGGTCAATACCGAGAATATCAATGATGGTATATCACTCTTCAGGGAATCTATAAAAGAGGGACATGAGGGTATAATGATAAAGGATCCGAACGCACCATATATACCTGGGATACGTGGCAAAAAGATGCTCAAGTACAAGGCAGAACCTGAAACTTTAGATTTGGTGGTTATTGGCGGAACATACGGCAAAGGAAAACGTGCACACCTCATAGGGTCGTATTTACTAGCGGCGAGGGATGATGAAACCGGTGAATTGAAAACGGTGGCACATGTTGCAACAGGCCTAGATGATAAAACACTCAAAGAACTCACAGAAAGACTAAAGGAGATAACGATAGAGGAGAAGGGGAGGGAAATCAAGGTAAAACCTGAAATAATCCTAGAAGTGGCATATAGTGAAATAGTCAAAAGCCCGGAATATGAAAGCGGATATTCCCTTCGATTTCCAGTAGTGAAAAGGATAAGGGATGATCTCAGCCTAGAAGATGTTGACACCATAAAACGTATAGAATCACTCTTCAAAGCATGAAAAACCCCCTATAATATGCAGAACCTATAATTTTGTGGTTTTTTTTTTCTCGGAAATTCAAATAGTTGGGGAGCGCATGCCATAAAATATAATAATACTTAGTAGTCTATAATTAATATGGTGTTTATGTTGGAGGATGAGAAAATATTTAAGATTGTCATTTTAATTGCATTAGTGGGTCTCATAGGGATGATAGTATCAGCAGGTAGTATCATGCCCAGAGAAGTTAAAATAAAAGAAATAAATAAGGGCATGATCGACGAAAAAGTCACAGTAACAGGTTTTGTGGAGGAAATAAAAAATTCAAAGACTGGTAAAGCATCATTTATCACATTAAATGATGGTACTGGAAGAATAACAGTTGTAGTATTTGAATCTGTGAAAAATGAGGTTGAAAGATCCGACCTGAATATAGAAACGTTCAAATACAGAAAAATAAAAATCACAGGTAAAATAACAGAATACAAGGGTTCAATGGAAATCATACTTGAAGAGCCCCAAAACCTAAAAATATTATGAAAATAAGATAACCGGACTATTTTGGGGGTGAAACCTTGGATTATTTGAAAAAATCGAAGTTTAACAAGCTCATAATATTCATACCAGCTGTCTTCGCATTCACACTAGCGCTAATACCCACAATAAAATATAATTGGCCATTAAGCTGGGATATCTACTATCATATACATAATATGAAACTTTACAGTGAAGGCATAGTTTTCTGGGATAATTTAACTGCAGCCCCTTATGGAAGGCCGATATTTTATCCCCCACTTTTCCATCTATCTCTATTATCCATTGTGAAAATTTTGAATATCAGCCCATTTTTAGCCGCGAGATTAATACAACCATTTTTGGCATTATTTGGGGTTTTTTCATTTTCTTATGTTTCAAGAAAA harbors:
- a CDS encoding cysteine peptidase family C39 domain-containing protein, which produces MKCPRCGAYNNRKANFCRNCGTKLAKRSEIAIWGSLASCCFGIVFLIMLGAILTPEIPQEPYDKIETINGYTIVYQTTDYTCGPASLATALINKKGANLTEKRIVDYLGNNPHGYNAYELVKVAEHFGYNASIQEGPPQKYDIIIIDDGALDIGYECYDENHTITHFVIPGSNGHFTVYAGATPDGFIIFLDPSNGIEYVSPGTFNEIYQNLRIHIQ
- a CDS encoding metallophosphoesterase, whose amino-acid sequence is MLLGVVSDTHVPDRASVIPDKVFEVFSGVDMILHAGDLTSLDVREEFNSLAPMKCVQGNMDRYYGLELPKDEILEVNGLIIGLNHGEVYPRGDTQQLKYIALEMGVDVLISGHTHQPFIKEVDDILLLNPGSPTVPRLAYPSVMLVEVYDGKIEAEVVRVGSPICKIR
- a CDS encoding CBS domain-containing protein, with the translated sequence MIRKLCAKDIMIRDVIVVTPEESVAAAKLKMVRANIGGVPVVEGDKLVGFITHRDILLAGSEVLKLKVKDIMSRDLVVVDKNASIGSISKIMVETGYQRIPVVENGKLLGLITQSCVIKAIADHIEDDCFKK
- a CDS encoding DUF2085 domain-containing protein yields the protein MMRFWICHRRPDRTFSIKGHRFPVCSRCTGIYIGAFSYFLIAYFTPIKYTPILVIMAILMTKPMIVDGFTQLLGLRESTNLLRLITGLLGGFGFGILTKALKFYILIWWVY
- the thiC gene encoding phosphomethylpyrimidine synthase encodes the protein MTQMEEAKKGNTTPQIEKVAKSEDYKIQKIMKRVAQGRIVIPSNPIHNPIPCGIGEGLSTKINANVGSSPKLEDPELEVKKSLVAIQHGADTIMDLSTGPKLAKIRKTILKKVDVPVGTVPIYEAGVKAAEKNGSIVDMDEDDIFNTIEKQAKDGVDFMTVHSGITLDTVEKLERSNRIMGMVSRGGVFLATWIKHNKRENPLYSDYEYLLEIAYEYDVTLSLGDGLRPGCLADASDTPQLQELIILGELVEKSRESNVQCMVEGPGHVPIDQIPANMKIQKTICKGAPFYVLGPIVTDMAPGYDHISAAIGGAIAAYHGADFICYVTPAEHLTIPGIREVKEGVIASKIAAQAADSAKRMMKAWNMELEMAKARRDFNWERQFELAFDHEKPRKYRMQCPVEEKDMCSMCGEYCALRLFKRQ
- a CDS encoding DUF5518 domain-containing protein codes for the protein MVKWGPVFVGFILSIVFPIILRSFVPEGASVLGLFLAGFIVGLMVKEGALGGFWNATVAGAFGGIILTLLLSIFGALIGGIFGFFMGLFTGIGVVIVLLLVSMIFMGIGGAIGGFLAGD
- a CDS encoding RlmE family RNA methyltransferase; translation: MGKRWYLERKRDYYYKSAKKHKYRSRASYKLLQLDNRFHIIRKGNKVVDLGAAPGGWSQVALEKVGDDGLVIAVDIKPIKPFPVNNFHSIKGDFTDEKVQEKIGELLCGKADVIISDASPSLSGIKDIDQLKSLELVENVRKVADRFLKKGGNLLVKVFQGPGFNELLKKLRSSFRMVKSTKPASSRKGSPEMYIVCKGFKGSNEGF
- a CDS encoding DUF2099 family protein, which produces MDEHIIEALGRTRIRIKDGRIVSLGEPMIKYCPLFHKYRGIKELNKETIRENIEFRIRDFGMCTPKRELKMKDFLSFGVSEIISTLLEENMIDCAVMVCEGAGTVLITEPEFAQGVGGRISGVVKTSPIKRIIEELGEENVLEPETGKIDQPMGVKKALDQGYNSIAVTVADIEDAVKIRKMDKKVYIFAVHLTGITKKEAEILFQNADIITSCASKHIRHIGDKKALFKAGYSIPIYAATKEGEKFIKKRIEKIGGLKEKKNPPLPYPLI